TACGTTATTTCCATCGGCTCTGACTGTGGTCAGATAATCTATATTTGCCTTAGGCTGTACGGATTTATAATCTAATGGAGTAAAAAAGGAAATATGGCGCTCGTCTTCGATCCTAGTTGGGATCGCTTTAGAAGCTTCTATCTTCTCGGATTCCAGGGCTCTTTTGATCATGGATTCGAAAAGTACTTCGCTTCTTTTAAAATGGGGAACATCCGCGTTTGCGATATTGTCTGCGAGGACTTTCCTTTTCATAGAGGCGGCGTTCAATCCTCTCTCTAACAAGTCCTGAGTCTTCATGAAATGTGTTTTTTGGAACATAAAGCTCTCCCGTATAAAATTTCGGTTGAATTTCAAAATTCCCGAAGATAAAAAAAGAAATCTGGCCGAAAATTTCTAAGAAAAGGCCAAAAAAGGACTCAAATTGAAAATGGGTGAAAATTCGGAGATTATCGAGATCAAGCCGGAGCTGACTGCCCTTTTTAACGACTATTACGCATTTCGAAACCAGTTGATGGACGCGATTGCCAAAAAACCGGCTAAAATCGTCTTGGACCTGAGTAAAATTCCTGTGATGAATTCCATTTCCATCAGTTCTCTGGTTTGGTTTTGCAAAAACGCCAAGTTAGAAGGGATAGCGATCGATATAAGAGATATACATCCTGATTTAATGAAAACTTTCGAAGTTCTTAAGATCGACGAATACTTTCAAACGATCTAAAATCGCAGCTCGGTTCTCAATTTACATCTGTGTCCCTAGGTTATAGGCCTTGGGAATTCCCTGGACATCTTTACCACGCGGTATAGCTTGGCTTCCATGAAAAAAATTCTTTTTTCCTTAGCGGTCTTATTCTTACTCATAAGCTGTCAACCTCCACTACAGGAGAGAATCTTAGGTATATGGGAAAGAACTTCCGTTTGTACAGCAGACGGACAGTGCAAAAATTCTGAGCCAGGCAAGGCTCCTAAACTTTCTATCTTCAGACCTGGACTTGCGATCTACGAAAATCCGGAAGATCCTGAAAACCAACGTAGAATAGAATATGAGTTTTATGAAAAAGAAACCAAATCCAGAGAGCCTGAGCTTATATTTAGATTTTTGAATCTAGGATTCGATATTCGTTATATTGTGAAAAAAGCGAATAAGGAAACTCTAGAACTTTTGAATCCTGACCTGAACAACACCGAAGTTTATAAAAAGTTAGGTCCCGCTCCCGAATGATCTTTTGTCGGAAGAATATTTCTGCGTTACTTCTAGGTTCGATACTTCTACTCGGAGTTGGCCTAGGATCTAAAGAAACCGAAACTTCCGACGAAAGCCAATCCATAATTGCCCCTTCTCCCGAGGGGGAATTGCCTCTTCCTCCTCAACCTACAGACCAAAGCGAAGTTTCTAGAAAAAAATATCAGATCTTAGCTTTAAATACGGAGACAATCAATCTATTAAGATCCAATGCTTTAGCTCGTGCGCAGGCGAATATAGAACGTTTGAAAAAGTTGGATCCGGATTGTTTGGAATATCATTATCTAAGCGGAGCATATTTGTACGTTATAGGAAGATATCCACAATCCAAAAAAGCGCTTTTGAAAGCGGTGGAGATCAATCCAAGTCACGATCCATCCTATTATCTTCTCGGAATGATCTTTGTAAGAAGAAATAAATGGGAATCTTCAGTTTCATATTTTCAGAAAGCAGTTGAGCTCGCGAATTATAACCCTTTTTACAGATTGAATATGGCTCTGGCTTATTTCGAAACAGGGCAATATTTAAAGGCAAAAGCGGAAGCGGAGAAGGGAATAGAACTCAAACCTAATTACAGAAACTTAAAGTTGATTTTGCTAAAAGTGAATTTTCTTTTGG
The sequence above is a segment of the Leptospira hartskeerlii genome. Coding sequences within it:
- the flgB gene encoding flagellar basal body rod protein FlgB — its product is MFQKTHFMKTQDLLERGLNAASMKRKVLADNIANADVPHFKRSEVLFESMIKRALESEKIEASKAIPTRIEDERHISFFTPLDYKSVQPKANIDYLTTVRADGNNVDPEKEVMEASNSQMQYMMMVERMNANFRDLKNVMRLA
- a CDS encoding STAS domain-containing protein — protein: MGENSEIIEIKPELTALFNDYYAFRNQLMDAIAKKPAKIVLDLSKIPVMNSISISSLVWFCKNAKLEGIAIDIRDIHPDLMKTFEVLKIDEYFQTI
- a CDS encoding LIC10301 family lipoprotein encodes the protein MKKILFSLAVLFLLISCQPPLQERILGIWERTSVCTADGQCKNSEPGKAPKLSIFRPGLAIYENPEDPENQRRIEYEFYEKETKSREPELIFRFLNLGFDIRYIVKKANKETLELLNPDLNNTEVYKKLGPAPE
- a CDS encoding tetratricopeptide repeat protein; its protein translation is MIFCRKNISALLLGSILLLGVGLGSKETETSDESQSIIAPSPEGELPLPPQPTDQSEVSRKKYQILALNTETINLLRSNALARAQANIERLKKLDPDCLEYHYLSGAYLYVIGRYPQSKKALLKAVEINPSHDPSYYLLGMIFVRRNKWESSVSYFQKAVELANYNPFYRLNMALAYFETGQYLKAKAEAEKGIELKPNYRNLKLILLKVNFLLGNKADALAQCKEFAKEGFVHREFAYIYARLAMDIDKNFRKAIKLYNQFPDLPFNEKRFLAHAYFHTSNYRASANIYSIISGSKILSEEDRVNYLRSLVYIKDYRRLESFVASWMLEEPEKKIKIQEALDTAELLRENDPKVYHMLPSRSPYNN